The genomic segment taagtttataaatttctattttataacttaagtatatttatattataattatattcttagtatattttaggtatatctagtataaatatacttaaggtataaacttagaaaaaacttaacttATATGCTTAACTACTTATAATATACACATACTtgagttataaaatagaaatttataaacttagaaaaaacttaacttAAGTTATATAGTAACTTAACttataaacttagaaataacttaaacatagtgtatatatataagtatatttatataatatacatatacttgaccttgagttataaaatagaaagttataaccttaggaaaaaaaaaacaatctagaattttataatattcataagtttttagttagtaaatatataaacttaatTTATGATAGAtataagcatataacttaatatatatatatatatatatatatatatatatatatatatatatatatatatatatatatatatatatatatatatgttgttagtaaatatataaactttagttataaacttatataacatatataaatatacctacaatatactaagaaatactataatatacatatacttaagaaatttttttttacgttTCAACCAGTCGGGTCCGGTTTCCACATTTCCACCCGGTTAACCGATGACCGGTGGCTGGTTCCGGGTTTTTGACCGGAAACCGACAGGTCTTCTATCTGGTTTCCGGATCCGGCCGGTTGGACAGGCATGCTTTGACTTGATATAAAATTAGGGGGAAGAAGTGATTCTTGAAACTTGTAATCTTAAACATGTTATAACAGTTGTGTGATTATAAACGTTCTAAAACTTGTAGTCTCAAATATGTCATAGTAATATTTATGTAACTACTCCCTCTGGTTCAGAAAGAATGTCCatttagccatttgcacacccttaaaaaaatactaactcctaggcaacaataagtaatttgactaaattacccctaattaaatatatattgagATTGGttacttaacacttaataaaggttaattgtttcttgatttggtaagtgaatattttttttgttaaaaaaaaataaaggttaagtggacactctttttgattcggagggagtattaaCAAGTCCATttagaaaatacataaattatgatttttttggaaaggaaaaaaaaattactatgaaACAAAGTGAAACGTCGGGAGAAGCAAACCATATATTACTGTCTTTTCCCCTCTGATTGGAATTAAAACAAACGGTTGCTgaagcaagaaagaaaaaggaatagaaataaagcatgaaacatgTCCTCGACGCAAAAAGCGAGAAGAAAAAGCCCTGTTCTTTCTTGTTGATGTGTTTTTCAAGAGAGAAATAAATAACGGACTAACAAATGAAAAAGCGCTCAAATCTATTTTTCGATTGTTTGGCATTACAAAACTCTAGCTAAGACCAactagttaattaattaatgagaCAGTAGGTTCTTTTGATGAGATTCATTCAGTCTTGGATTGGAAGAGGTGTGGATCTGTCTGATAGAACACAATCTCCCCAGAATCGCTAACATAATGATCCTGCTTCATGCTCCTTGTTATATCCTTAACCAAGTGAAATGGAATTGCCCCTGATTGCTTTGGCTCTCTGTAATACTTCCCAAGTACTACTTTTGCTGCTTTTGTCTGCAACATGGAGTAGCATATTTTCCAGTTAGAATAAACTACTAgtacaaaatattcattttaagAAGTAGAATAAATgtgaaattcaagaaatctaTACCGCTTCTCTCAAGTGATAATGTGGTATTTGAGGAAATAGATGGTGAATAACATGTGTTCCAATGTCATGATGTATGTTATTGAACAATCCGTAGTCCCTATCAACTGTTGTTAGTCCCCCTCTTAGATAACTCCATTCCtgttcaatcaattttttttcacacAATTTAACATATTGAATTTTCaattaaatatggaaaagtACTAAGGATATTTATGTGTGTCACAGACCTTGCCACGGTACCAAGGAAGCTTCTTCTCATAGCCATGGTGATGCAAGTAAGTAACAAAGTCCAACCACATTACGAAAATCTGAAAACAATAAGATGCCATAAATCCTGTGTGGCTCATATTAAAAAGCATTATGTTTGAGATTCAGGGGAATGACTGACTGACCAAATAAGGAGCGCCGTAaatgttgaagatttggagagtACCAAAGACGGTGCATAGGTAAACGAGGAGAGTTGCCATGATAGTCCAGCATATAGTTGatgttataatatattttctcTCATGGGGTTGAAACAAGTCACTGTATGGGTTGAAATGAGAACCAGATTTTCCTGGACTTCTCTTCATCAAGTACATTGGATATGCTAACAATGGAAATGGGATTTTGTATCTTAGAATCTTTGTTGAATAACCCACTTTCTTGTATAGCTTTTCCGGCATCTGTACCAAAACACATTACAATTAATGCTAACAGATAGTGATAGTTCAGTTAGGAAAAGAGTACAGCTCATAGTTGAGGTTTGAAACTCGCCAAAAAGTAATAATTCAGATATATTTTTGAACATTAACTGTATTAAAAACCAGTAATATTACCGGCACCCAAGACTCATCAGTCTCCACATTTCCATGGTTCTGATGGTGGGTTTTGTGGCTGATTCTCCTGTAATTGCAAGCATCCATACATTAACtcataaaagtaaaaaagacactccctccgtcctacaataagtgtcaccttagccaaaaacacgcatattaagaaaccaataatgcaatacaaagtttac from the Lycium ferocissimum isolate CSIRO_LF1 unplaced genomic scaffold, AGI_CSIRO_Lferr_CH_V1 ctg15270, whole genome shotgun sequence genome contains:
- the LOC132042423 gene encoding omega-3 fatty acid desaturase, endoplasmic reticulum, encoding MGSLGISEIDYKSSNENEIEFEFDPSAPPPFRLAEIRNAIPKHCWVKDPFRSLSYVFRDLILVAAFIGIAIYLDSWLFYPIYWAIQGTMFWAIFVLGHDCGHGSFSDSQLLNNVVGHMLHSAILVPYHGWRISHKTHHQNHGNVETDESWVPMPEKLYKKVGYSTKILRYKIPFPLLAYPMYLMKRSPGKSGSHFNPYSDLFQPHERKYIITSTICWTIMATLLVYLCTVFGTLQIFNIYGAPYLIFVMWLDFVTYLHHHGYEKKLPWYRGKEWSYLRGGLTTVDRDYGLFNNIHHDIGTHVIHHLFPQIPHYHLREATKAAKVVLGKYYREPKQSGAIPFHLVKDITRSMKQDHYVSDSGEIVFYQTDPHLFQSKTE